A stretch of DNA from Halobacteriovorax vibrionivorans:
TATTATTACAAATGCAGCAGGTGGAATTAATCTTGATTATGGATCAGGATCTCTTGTTCTTATCACTGATCATTTAAATATGACTGGCGAGAATTGTCTTGTCGGTGAAAATATAGAAGAGCTTGGAACTCGTTTTCCAGATATGACTTATGCATGGTCACCTGCTCTTCGAGAAGTGGCCTTAGCTTCAGCAAAGGCAATTTCATATGACCTGAAAGAAGGTGTTTATGTTGGTGTACTTGGACCAACTTATGAAACACCTGCCGAAATTCGCATGTATCGTGGACTTGGTGGAGATCTCGTTGGAATGTCCACAGTTCAAGAATGTATCGCTGCAAATCATATGGGATTAAATGTCCTAGGTATCTCTTGTGTGACAAATATGGCGGCAGGGATTGAAAATACTGTACTTAATCACGATGATATTAAGCATGAAGCAGCACGTGTGA
This window harbors:
- a CDS encoding purine-nucleoside phosphorylase, which codes for MSDLLKRLEESKDYIASKFDKTPEIGVVLGSGLGGFADLLENKVELPYEEIPGFKKTKVKGHKGQLVLGELSGKVVAVMQGRIHRYEGHSLDEVVFPVRVLKTLGVKNLIITNAAGGINLDYGSGSLVLITDHLNMTGENCLVGENIEELGTRFPDMTYAWSPALREVALASAKAISYDLKEGVYVGVLGPTYETPAEIRMYRGLGGDLVGMSTVQECIAANHMGLNVLGISCVTNMAAGIENTVLNHDDIKHEAARVMEKFLELLKETIAQI